The proteins below come from a single Balaenoptera acutorostrata chromosome 2, mBalAcu1.1, whole genome shotgun sequence genomic window:
- the HOOK2 gene encoding protein Hook homolog 2 isoform X2 — MSVDKAELCGSLLTWLQTFHVPPPCTSPQELSSGLAVAYVLNQIDPSWFNEAWLQGISDDPGPNRRLKVNNLKTILQSLVEYSQDVLGHPILEQHLPDVSLIGEFSDPEELGKLLQLVLGCAISCEKKQEHIQRIMTLEESVQHVVMEAIQELMTKDTSDSLSPETYGNFDSQSRRYYFLSEEADEGDELRQRCLDLERQLVLLSEEKQSLVQENEVLRERVGRSEGEGATGLTTKKLLLLQSQLEQLQEENFRLESGREDERVRCAELEREVAELQQRNQELTSLAQEAQALKDEMDELRQSSERAGQLEATLSSCRRRLGELRELRRQVRQLEERNAGHAERTRQLEEELRRAGSLRAQLEAQRRQVQELQGQRQEEAMKAEKWLFECRNLEEKYELVSKEKERLLAERDSLREANEELRCAQMQPRGLTQADPSLDPTSPAVENLAAEILPAELRETLLQLQLENKRLCQQEAADRERQEELQRHLEEANRARHGLEMQHRLNQQQLSELRAQVEDLQKALQEQGGKTEDSTLLKRKLEEHLQKLHEADLELQRKREYIEELEPPADSSTARRIEELQHNLQKKDADLRAMEERYRRYVDKARTVIQTLEPKQRPPGGALPDLHTLRTQLRERDGRIRHLEMDFEKSRSQREQEEKLLISAWYNMGMALQQRAGEERAPAHAQSFLAQQRLATNARRGPLGRLAPLNMRPSDKH, encoded by the exons ATGAGCGTGGACAAGGCCGAGCTATGCGGGTCTCTGCTCACCTGG TTGCAGACGTTCCATGTACCGCCCCCCTGTACCAGCCCCCAGGAACTGAGCAGTGGCCTCGCAGTAGCCTATGTGCTGAACCAGAT AGACCCTTCCTGGTTCAACGAGGCATGGCTCCAGGGCATCTCAGACGACCCAGGTCCCAACCGGAGGTTGAAG GTCAACAATCTGAAGACAATCTTACAGAGCCTGGTGGAGTACTCCCAGGAT GTCCTGGGGCATCCCATTTTGGAGCAGCACCTTCCAGATGTGAGCCTCATTGGCGAGTTCTCAGACCCAGAAGAGCTTGGCAAGCTGCTTCAGCTGGTGCTGGGCTGTGCTATCAGTTGCGAGAAGAAGCAGG AGCACATCCAGAGAATCATGACGCTAGAGGAATCAGTTCAGCATGTGGTGATGGAAGCCATCCAGGAG ctcatGACCAAAGACACCTCTGACTCCCTGTCACCGGAAACATATGGGAACTTTGATAGCCAG TCCCGCAGGTACTACTTCCTGAGTGAGGAGGCTGATGAGGGTGATGAGCTGCGGCAGCGCTGTCTGGACCTGGAGCGGCAG CTGGTACTCCTGTCAGAGGAGAAGCAGAGCCTGGTTCAGGAAAATGAGGTGCTGAGGGAGCGGGTGGGCCGGTCCGAGGGTGAGGGCGCCACCGGCCTCACCACCaagaagctgctgctgctgcagtccCAGCTGGAGCAGCTGCAGGAAGAGAACTTCAG gctGGAGAGCGGCAGGGAGGACGAGCGCGTGCGCTGTGCCGAGCTGGAGCGGGAGGTCGCTGAGCTGCAGCAGCGGAACCAGGAGCTGACCAGCCTGGCCCAGGAGGCACAGGCCCTGAAGGATGAGATGGATGAACTTCG gcagTCCTCAGAGCGCGCAGGGCAGCTGGAGGCCACGCTGAGCAGCTGCCGGCGCCGCCTGGGCGAGCTGCGGGAGCTGCGGCGGCAGGTGCGGCAGCTGGAGGAGCGCAACGCCGGCCACGCCGAGCGCACGCGGCAGCTGGAGGAAGAGCTGCGCCGGGCCGGCTCCCTGCGCGCCCAGCTAGAGGCGCAGCGGCGGCAG GTTCAGGAACTGCAGGGCCAGCGGCAGGAGGAGGCCATGAAGGCCGAGAAATGGCTATTCGAGTGCCGCAATCTGGAGGAAAAGTATGAGTTGGTGTCAAAGGAGAAGGAG CGGCTGCTGGCAGAGCGGGACTCCCTGCGGGAGGCCAATGAGGAGCTTCGCTGCGCCCAGATGCAGCCTCGTGGGCTGACCCAAGCCG ACCCCTCACTGGATCCCACCTCACCGGCTGTGGAAAACTTAGCAGCCGAGATCCTACCTGCGGAGCTCAG GGAGACGCTCCTGCAGCTTCAGCTGGAGAACAAGCGCCTGTGCCAGCAGGAGGCGGCCGACCGGGAACGGCAGGAGGAGCTGCAGCGCCACCTGGAGGAGGCCAACCGCGCGCGCCACGGCCTGGAGATGCAGCACCG gcTGAACCAGCAGCAGCTGTCGGAGCTGCGGGCCCAGGTGGAGGACCTGCAGAAGGCCCTGCAGGAGCAGGGGGGCAAGACTGAAGAC TCAACCCTGCTGAAGAGGAAGCTGGAGGAGCATCT GCAGAAGCTGCATGAGGCAGATCTGGAGCTGCAGCGGAAGCGCGAGTACATCGAGGAGCTAGAGCCCCCTGCCGATAGCAGCA CAGCCCGGCGTATCGAGGAGCTGCAGCACAACCTGCAGAAGAAGGACGCGGACTTGCGGGCCATGGAGGAGCGGTACCGTCGCTACGTGGACAAGGCGCGCACG GTCATACAGACCCTGGAACCCAAGCAGCGGCCACCTGGGGGGGCTCTTCCGGACCTCCACACCCTGAGGACACAGCTCCGGGAGCGGGACGGCCGCATCCGGCACCTGGAG ATGGACTTTGAGAAGAGTCGAAGTCAGCGGGAGCAGGAAGAAAAGCTGCTCATCAGTGCCTGGTATAATATG GGCATGGCTCTGCAGCAGCGAGCCGGGGAAGAGCGGGCACCTGCCCATGCCCAGTCATTCCTGGCACAGCAGCGGCTGGCCACCAACGCTCGCCGCGGACCCCTGGGACGCCTAGCACCCCTGAACATGCGCCCCAGTGACAAGCACTGA
- the HOOK2 gene encoding protein Hook homolog 2 isoform X1, with amino-acid sequence MSVDKAELCGSLLTWLQTFHVPPPCTSPQELSSGLAVAYVLNQIDPSWFNEAWLQGISDDPGPNRRLKVNNLKTILQSLVEYSQDVLGHPILEQHLPDVSLIGEFSDPEELGKLLQLVLGCAISCEKKQEHIQRIMTLEESVQHVVMEAIQELMTKDTSDSLSPETYGNFDSQSRRYYFLSEEADEGDELRQRCLDLERQLVLLSEEKQSLVQENEVLRERVGRSEGEGATGLTTKKLLLLQSQLEQLQEENFRLESGREDERVRCAELEREVAELQQRNQELTSLAQEAQALKDEMDELRQSSERAGQLEATLSSCRRRLGELRELRRQVRQLEERNAGHAERTRQLEEELRRAGSLRAQLEAQRRQVQELQGQRQEEAMKAEKWLFECRNLEEKYELVSKEKERLLAERDSLREANEELRCAQMQPRGLTQADPSLDPTSPAVENLAAEILPAELRETLLQLQLENKRLCQQEAADRERQEELQRHLEEANRARHGLEMQHRLNQQQLSELRAQVEDLQKALQEQGGKTEDSTLLKRKLEEHLQKLHEADLELQRKREYIEELEPPADSSTARRIEELQHNLQKKDADLRAMEERYRRYVDKARTVIQTLEPKQRPPGGALPDLHTLRTQLRERDGRIRHLEQMDFEKSRSQREQEEKLLISAWYNMGMALQQRAGEERAPAHAQSFLAQQRLATNARRGPLGRLAPLNMRPSDKH; translated from the exons ATGAGCGTGGACAAGGCCGAGCTATGCGGGTCTCTGCTCACCTGG TTGCAGACGTTCCATGTACCGCCCCCCTGTACCAGCCCCCAGGAACTGAGCAGTGGCCTCGCAGTAGCCTATGTGCTGAACCAGAT AGACCCTTCCTGGTTCAACGAGGCATGGCTCCAGGGCATCTCAGACGACCCAGGTCCCAACCGGAGGTTGAAG GTCAACAATCTGAAGACAATCTTACAGAGCCTGGTGGAGTACTCCCAGGAT GTCCTGGGGCATCCCATTTTGGAGCAGCACCTTCCAGATGTGAGCCTCATTGGCGAGTTCTCAGACCCAGAAGAGCTTGGCAAGCTGCTTCAGCTGGTGCTGGGCTGTGCTATCAGTTGCGAGAAGAAGCAGG AGCACATCCAGAGAATCATGACGCTAGAGGAATCAGTTCAGCATGTGGTGATGGAAGCCATCCAGGAG ctcatGACCAAAGACACCTCTGACTCCCTGTCACCGGAAACATATGGGAACTTTGATAGCCAG TCCCGCAGGTACTACTTCCTGAGTGAGGAGGCTGATGAGGGTGATGAGCTGCGGCAGCGCTGTCTGGACCTGGAGCGGCAG CTGGTACTCCTGTCAGAGGAGAAGCAGAGCCTGGTTCAGGAAAATGAGGTGCTGAGGGAGCGGGTGGGCCGGTCCGAGGGTGAGGGCGCCACCGGCCTCACCACCaagaagctgctgctgctgcagtccCAGCTGGAGCAGCTGCAGGAAGAGAACTTCAG gctGGAGAGCGGCAGGGAGGACGAGCGCGTGCGCTGTGCCGAGCTGGAGCGGGAGGTCGCTGAGCTGCAGCAGCGGAACCAGGAGCTGACCAGCCTGGCCCAGGAGGCACAGGCCCTGAAGGATGAGATGGATGAACTTCG gcagTCCTCAGAGCGCGCAGGGCAGCTGGAGGCCACGCTGAGCAGCTGCCGGCGCCGCCTGGGCGAGCTGCGGGAGCTGCGGCGGCAGGTGCGGCAGCTGGAGGAGCGCAACGCCGGCCACGCCGAGCGCACGCGGCAGCTGGAGGAAGAGCTGCGCCGGGCCGGCTCCCTGCGCGCCCAGCTAGAGGCGCAGCGGCGGCAG GTTCAGGAACTGCAGGGCCAGCGGCAGGAGGAGGCCATGAAGGCCGAGAAATGGCTATTCGAGTGCCGCAATCTGGAGGAAAAGTATGAGTTGGTGTCAAAGGAGAAGGAG CGGCTGCTGGCAGAGCGGGACTCCCTGCGGGAGGCCAATGAGGAGCTTCGCTGCGCCCAGATGCAGCCTCGTGGGCTGACCCAAGCCG ACCCCTCACTGGATCCCACCTCACCGGCTGTGGAAAACTTAGCAGCCGAGATCCTACCTGCGGAGCTCAG GGAGACGCTCCTGCAGCTTCAGCTGGAGAACAAGCGCCTGTGCCAGCAGGAGGCGGCCGACCGGGAACGGCAGGAGGAGCTGCAGCGCCACCTGGAGGAGGCCAACCGCGCGCGCCACGGCCTGGAGATGCAGCACCG gcTGAACCAGCAGCAGCTGTCGGAGCTGCGGGCCCAGGTGGAGGACCTGCAGAAGGCCCTGCAGGAGCAGGGGGGCAAGACTGAAGAC TCAACCCTGCTGAAGAGGAAGCTGGAGGAGCATCT GCAGAAGCTGCATGAGGCAGATCTGGAGCTGCAGCGGAAGCGCGAGTACATCGAGGAGCTAGAGCCCCCTGCCGATAGCAGCA CAGCCCGGCGTATCGAGGAGCTGCAGCACAACCTGCAGAAGAAGGACGCGGACTTGCGGGCCATGGAGGAGCGGTACCGTCGCTACGTGGACAAGGCGCGCACG GTCATACAGACCCTGGAACCCAAGCAGCGGCCACCTGGGGGGGCTCTTCCGGACCTCCACACCCTGAGGACACAGCTCCGGGAGCGGGACGGCCGCATCCGGCACCTGGAG CAGATGGACTTTGAGAAGAGTCGAAGTCAGCGGGAGCAGGAAGAAAAGCTGCTCATCAGTGCCTGGTATAATATG GGCATGGCTCTGCAGCAGCGAGCCGGGGAAGAGCGGGCACCTGCCCATGCCCAGTCATTCCTGGCACAGCAGCGGCTGGCCACCAACGCTCGCCGCGGACCCCTGGGACGCCTAGCACCCCTGAACATGCGCCCCAGTGACAAGCACTGA
- the HOOK2 gene encoding protein Hook homolog 2 isoform X7: MTLEESVQHVVMEAIQELMTKDTSDSLSPETYGNFDSQSRRYYFLSEEADEGDELRQRCLDLERQLVLLSEEKQSLVQENEVLRERVGRSEGEGATGLTTKKLLLLQSQLEQLQEENFRLESGREDERVRCAELEREVAELQQRNQELTSLAQEAQALKDEMDELRQSSERAGQLEATLSSCRRRLGELRELRRQVRQLEERNAGHAERTRQLEEELRRAGSLRAQLEAQRRQVQELQGQRQEEAMKAEKWLFECRNLEEKYELVSKEKERLLAERDSLREANEELRCAQMQPRGLTQADPSLDPTSPAVENLAAEILPAELRETLLQLQLENKRLCQQEAADRERQEELQRHLEEANRARHGLEMQHRLNQQQLSELRAQVEDLQKALQEQGGKTEDSTLLKRKLEEHLQKLHEADLELQRKREYIEELEPPADSSTARRIEELQHNLQKKDADLRAMEERYRRYVDKARTVIQTLEPKQRPPGGALPDLHTLRTQLRERDGRIRHLEQMDFEKSRSQREQEEKLLISAWYNMGMALQQRAGEERAPAHAQSFLAQQRLATNARRGPLGRLAPLNMRPSDKH; encoded by the exons ATGACGCTAGAGGAATCAGTTCAGCATGTGGTGATGGAAGCCATCCAGGAG ctcatGACCAAAGACACCTCTGACTCCCTGTCACCGGAAACATATGGGAACTTTGATAGCCAG TCCCGCAGGTACTACTTCCTGAGTGAGGAGGCTGATGAGGGTGATGAGCTGCGGCAGCGCTGTCTGGACCTGGAGCGGCAG CTGGTACTCCTGTCAGAGGAGAAGCAGAGCCTGGTTCAGGAAAATGAGGTGCTGAGGGAGCGGGTGGGCCGGTCCGAGGGTGAGGGCGCCACCGGCCTCACCACCaagaagctgctgctgctgcagtccCAGCTGGAGCAGCTGCAGGAAGAGAACTTCAG gctGGAGAGCGGCAGGGAGGACGAGCGCGTGCGCTGTGCCGAGCTGGAGCGGGAGGTCGCTGAGCTGCAGCAGCGGAACCAGGAGCTGACCAGCCTGGCCCAGGAGGCACAGGCCCTGAAGGATGAGATGGATGAACTTCG gcagTCCTCAGAGCGCGCAGGGCAGCTGGAGGCCACGCTGAGCAGCTGCCGGCGCCGCCTGGGCGAGCTGCGGGAGCTGCGGCGGCAGGTGCGGCAGCTGGAGGAGCGCAACGCCGGCCACGCCGAGCGCACGCGGCAGCTGGAGGAAGAGCTGCGCCGGGCCGGCTCCCTGCGCGCCCAGCTAGAGGCGCAGCGGCGGCAG GTTCAGGAACTGCAGGGCCAGCGGCAGGAGGAGGCCATGAAGGCCGAGAAATGGCTATTCGAGTGCCGCAATCTGGAGGAAAAGTATGAGTTGGTGTCAAAGGAGAAGGAG CGGCTGCTGGCAGAGCGGGACTCCCTGCGGGAGGCCAATGAGGAGCTTCGCTGCGCCCAGATGCAGCCTCGTGGGCTGACCCAAGCCG ACCCCTCACTGGATCCCACCTCACCGGCTGTGGAAAACTTAGCAGCCGAGATCCTACCTGCGGAGCTCAG GGAGACGCTCCTGCAGCTTCAGCTGGAGAACAAGCGCCTGTGCCAGCAGGAGGCGGCCGACCGGGAACGGCAGGAGGAGCTGCAGCGCCACCTGGAGGAGGCCAACCGCGCGCGCCACGGCCTGGAGATGCAGCACCG gcTGAACCAGCAGCAGCTGTCGGAGCTGCGGGCCCAGGTGGAGGACCTGCAGAAGGCCCTGCAGGAGCAGGGGGGCAAGACTGAAGAC TCAACCCTGCTGAAGAGGAAGCTGGAGGAGCATCT GCAGAAGCTGCATGAGGCAGATCTGGAGCTGCAGCGGAAGCGCGAGTACATCGAGGAGCTAGAGCCCCCTGCCGATAGCAGCA CAGCCCGGCGTATCGAGGAGCTGCAGCACAACCTGCAGAAGAAGGACGCGGACTTGCGGGCCATGGAGGAGCGGTACCGTCGCTACGTGGACAAGGCGCGCACG GTCATACAGACCCTGGAACCCAAGCAGCGGCCACCTGGGGGGGCTCTTCCGGACCTCCACACCCTGAGGACACAGCTCCGGGAGCGGGACGGCCGCATCCGGCACCTGGAG CAGATGGACTTTGAGAAGAGTCGAAGTCAGCGGGAGCAGGAAGAAAAGCTGCTCATCAGTGCCTGGTATAATATG GGCATGGCTCTGCAGCAGCGAGCCGGGGAAGAGCGGGCACCTGCCCATGCCCAGTCATTCCTGGCACAGCAGCGGCTGGCCACCAACGCTCGCCGCGGACCCCTGGGACGCCTAGCACCCCTGAACATGCGCCCCAGTGACAAGCACTGA
- the HOOK2 gene encoding protein Hook homolog 2 isoform X4: MLQTFHVPPPCTSPQELSSGLAVAYVLNQIDPSWFNEAWLQGISDDPGPNRRLKVNNLKTILQSLVEYSQDVLGHPILEQHLPDVSLIGEFSDPEELGKLLQLVLGCAISCEKKQEHIQRIMTLEESVQHVVMEAIQELMTKDTSDSLSPETYGNFDSQSRRYYFLSEEADEGDELRQRCLDLERQLVLLSEEKQSLVQENEVLRERVGRSEGEGATGLTTKKLLLLQSQLEQLQEENFRLESGREDERVRCAELEREVAELQQRNQELTSLAQEAQALKDEMDELRQSSERAGQLEATLSSCRRRLGELRELRRQVRQLEERNAGHAERTRQLEEELRRAGSLRAQLEAQRRQVQELQGQRQEEAMKAEKWLFECRNLEEKYELVSKEKERLLAERDSLREANEELRCAQMQPRGLTQADPSLDPTSPAVENLAAEILPAELRETLLQLQLENKRLCQQEAADRERQEELQRHLEEANRARHGLEMQHRLNQQQLSELRAQVEDLQKALQEQGGKTEDSTLLKRKLEEHLQKLHEADLELQRKREYIEELEPPADSSTARRIEELQHNLQKKDADLRAMEERYRRYVDKARTVIQTLEPKQRPPGGALPDLHTLRTQLRERDGRIRHLEQMDFEKSRSQREQEEKLLISAWYNMGMALQQRAGEERAPAHAQSFLAQQRLATNARRGPLGRLAPLNMRPSDKH, translated from the exons TTGCAGACGTTCCATGTACCGCCCCCCTGTACCAGCCCCCAGGAACTGAGCAGTGGCCTCGCAGTAGCCTATGTGCTGAACCAGAT AGACCCTTCCTGGTTCAACGAGGCATGGCTCCAGGGCATCTCAGACGACCCAGGTCCCAACCGGAGGTTGAAG GTCAACAATCTGAAGACAATCTTACAGAGCCTGGTGGAGTACTCCCAGGAT GTCCTGGGGCATCCCATTTTGGAGCAGCACCTTCCAGATGTGAGCCTCATTGGCGAGTTCTCAGACCCAGAAGAGCTTGGCAAGCTGCTTCAGCTGGTGCTGGGCTGTGCTATCAGTTGCGAGAAGAAGCAGG AGCACATCCAGAGAATCATGACGCTAGAGGAATCAGTTCAGCATGTGGTGATGGAAGCCATCCAGGAG ctcatGACCAAAGACACCTCTGACTCCCTGTCACCGGAAACATATGGGAACTTTGATAGCCAG TCCCGCAGGTACTACTTCCTGAGTGAGGAGGCTGATGAGGGTGATGAGCTGCGGCAGCGCTGTCTGGACCTGGAGCGGCAG CTGGTACTCCTGTCAGAGGAGAAGCAGAGCCTGGTTCAGGAAAATGAGGTGCTGAGGGAGCGGGTGGGCCGGTCCGAGGGTGAGGGCGCCACCGGCCTCACCACCaagaagctgctgctgctgcagtccCAGCTGGAGCAGCTGCAGGAAGAGAACTTCAG gctGGAGAGCGGCAGGGAGGACGAGCGCGTGCGCTGTGCCGAGCTGGAGCGGGAGGTCGCTGAGCTGCAGCAGCGGAACCAGGAGCTGACCAGCCTGGCCCAGGAGGCACAGGCCCTGAAGGATGAGATGGATGAACTTCG gcagTCCTCAGAGCGCGCAGGGCAGCTGGAGGCCACGCTGAGCAGCTGCCGGCGCCGCCTGGGCGAGCTGCGGGAGCTGCGGCGGCAGGTGCGGCAGCTGGAGGAGCGCAACGCCGGCCACGCCGAGCGCACGCGGCAGCTGGAGGAAGAGCTGCGCCGGGCCGGCTCCCTGCGCGCCCAGCTAGAGGCGCAGCGGCGGCAG GTTCAGGAACTGCAGGGCCAGCGGCAGGAGGAGGCCATGAAGGCCGAGAAATGGCTATTCGAGTGCCGCAATCTGGAGGAAAAGTATGAGTTGGTGTCAAAGGAGAAGGAG CGGCTGCTGGCAGAGCGGGACTCCCTGCGGGAGGCCAATGAGGAGCTTCGCTGCGCCCAGATGCAGCCTCGTGGGCTGACCCAAGCCG ACCCCTCACTGGATCCCACCTCACCGGCTGTGGAAAACTTAGCAGCCGAGATCCTACCTGCGGAGCTCAG GGAGACGCTCCTGCAGCTTCAGCTGGAGAACAAGCGCCTGTGCCAGCAGGAGGCGGCCGACCGGGAACGGCAGGAGGAGCTGCAGCGCCACCTGGAGGAGGCCAACCGCGCGCGCCACGGCCTGGAGATGCAGCACCG gcTGAACCAGCAGCAGCTGTCGGAGCTGCGGGCCCAGGTGGAGGACCTGCAGAAGGCCCTGCAGGAGCAGGGGGGCAAGACTGAAGAC TCAACCCTGCTGAAGAGGAAGCTGGAGGAGCATCT GCAGAAGCTGCATGAGGCAGATCTGGAGCTGCAGCGGAAGCGCGAGTACATCGAGGAGCTAGAGCCCCCTGCCGATAGCAGCA CAGCCCGGCGTATCGAGGAGCTGCAGCACAACCTGCAGAAGAAGGACGCGGACTTGCGGGCCATGGAGGAGCGGTACCGTCGCTACGTGGACAAGGCGCGCACG GTCATACAGACCCTGGAACCCAAGCAGCGGCCACCTGGGGGGGCTCTTCCGGACCTCCACACCCTGAGGACACAGCTCCGGGAGCGGGACGGCCGCATCCGGCACCTGGAG CAGATGGACTTTGAGAAGAGTCGAAGTCAGCGGGAGCAGGAAGAAAAGCTGCTCATCAGTGCCTGGTATAATATG GGCATGGCTCTGCAGCAGCGAGCCGGGGAAGAGCGGGCACCTGCCCATGCCCAGTCATTCCTGGCACAGCAGCGGCTGGCCACCAACGCTCGCCGCGGACCCCTGGGACGCCTAGCACCCCTGAACATGCGCCCCAGTGACAAGCACTGA
- the HOOK2 gene encoding protein Hook homolog 2 isoform X6, giving the protein MRVSAHLVADVPCTAPLYQPPGTEQWPRSSLCAEPDVNNLKTILQSLVEYSQDVLGHPILEQHLPDVSLIGEFSDPEELGKLLQLVLGCAISCEKKQEHIQRIMTLEESVQHVVMEAIQELMTKDTSDSLSPETYGNFDSQSRRYYFLSEEADEGDELRQRCLDLERQLVLLSEEKQSLVQENEVLRERVGRSEGEGATGLTTKKLLLLQSQLEQLQEENFRLESGREDERVRCAELEREVAELQQRNQELTSLAQEAQALKDEMDELRQSSERAGQLEATLSSCRRRLGELRELRRQVRQLEERNAGHAERTRQLEEELRRAGSLRAQLEAQRRQVQELQGQRQEEAMKAEKWLFECRNLEEKYELVSKEKERLLAERDSLREANEELRCAQMQPRGLTQADPSLDPTSPAVENLAAEILPAELRETLLQLQLENKRLCQQEAADRERQEELQRHLEEANRARHGLEMQHRLNQQQLSELRAQVEDLQKALQEQGGKTEDSTLLKRKLEEHLQKLHEADLELQRKREYIEELEPPADSSTARRIEELQHNLQKKDADLRAMEERYRRYVDKARTVIQTLEPKQRPPGGALPDLHTLRTQLRERDGRIRHLEQMDFEKSRSQREQEEKLLISAWYNMGMALQQRAGEERAPAHAQSFLAQQRLATNARRGPLGRLAPLNMRPSDKH; this is encoded by the exons ATGCGGGTCTCTGCTCACCTGG TTGCAGACGTTCCATGTACCGCCCCCCTGTACCAGCCCCCAGGAACTGAGCAGTGGCCTCGCAGTAGCCTATGTGCTGAACCAGAT GTCAACAATCTGAAGACAATCTTACAGAGCCTGGTGGAGTACTCCCAGGAT GTCCTGGGGCATCCCATTTTGGAGCAGCACCTTCCAGATGTGAGCCTCATTGGCGAGTTCTCAGACCCAGAAGAGCTTGGCAAGCTGCTTCAGCTGGTGCTGGGCTGTGCTATCAGTTGCGAGAAGAAGCAGG AGCACATCCAGAGAATCATGACGCTAGAGGAATCAGTTCAGCATGTGGTGATGGAAGCCATCCAGGAG ctcatGACCAAAGACACCTCTGACTCCCTGTCACCGGAAACATATGGGAACTTTGATAGCCAG TCCCGCAGGTACTACTTCCTGAGTGAGGAGGCTGATGAGGGTGATGAGCTGCGGCAGCGCTGTCTGGACCTGGAGCGGCAG CTGGTACTCCTGTCAGAGGAGAAGCAGAGCCTGGTTCAGGAAAATGAGGTGCTGAGGGAGCGGGTGGGCCGGTCCGAGGGTGAGGGCGCCACCGGCCTCACCACCaagaagctgctgctgctgcagtccCAGCTGGAGCAGCTGCAGGAAGAGAACTTCAG gctGGAGAGCGGCAGGGAGGACGAGCGCGTGCGCTGTGCCGAGCTGGAGCGGGAGGTCGCTGAGCTGCAGCAGCGGAACCAGGAGCTGACCAGCCTGGCCCAGGAGGCACAGGCCCTGAAGGATGAGATGGATGAACTTCG gcagTCCTCAGAGCGCGCAGGGCAGCTGGAGGCCACGCTGAGCAGCTGCCGGCGCCGCCTGGGCGAGCTGCGGGAGCTGCGGCGGCAGGTGCGGCAGCTGGAGGAGCGCAACGCCGGCCACGCCGAGCGCACGCGGCAGCTGGAGGAAGAGCTGCGCCGGGCCGGCTCCCTGCGCGCCCAGCTAGAGGCGCAGCGGCGGCAG GTTCAGGAACTGCAGGGCCAGCGGCAGGAGGAGGCCATGAAGGCCGAGAAATGGCTATTCGAGTGCCGCAATCTGGAGGAAAAGTATGAGTTGGTGTCAAAGGAGAAGGAG CGGCTGCTGGCAGAGCGGGACTCCCTGCGGGAGGCCAATGAGGAGCTTCGCTGCGCCCAGATGCAGCCTCGTGGGCTGACCCAAGCCG ACCCCTCACTGGATCCCACCTCACCGGCTGTGGAAAACTTAGCAGCCGAGATCCTACCTGCGGAGCTCAG GGAGACGCTCCTGCAGCTTCAGCTGGAGAACAAGCGCCTGTGCCAGCAGGAGGCGGCCGACCGGGAACGGCAGGAGGAGCTGCAGCGCCACCTGGAGGAGGCCAACCGCGCGCGCCACGGCCTGGAGATGCAGCACCG gcTGAACCAGCAGCAGCTGTCGGAGCTGCGGGCCCAGGTGGAGGACCTGCAGAAGGCCCTGCAGGAGCAGGGGGGCAAGACTGAAGAC TCAACCCTGCTGAAGAGGAAGCTGGAGGAGCATCT GCAGAAGCTGCATGAGGCAGATCTGGAGCTGCAGCGGAAGCGCGAGTACATCGAGGAGCTAGAGCCCCCTGCCGATAGCAGCA CAGCCCGGCGTATCGAGGAGCTGCAGCACAACCTGCAGAAGAAGGACGCGGACTTGCGGGCCATGGAGGAGCGGTACCGTCGCTACGTGGACAAGGCGCGCACG GTCATACAGACCCTGGAACCCAAGCAGCGGCCACCTGGGGGGGCTCTTCCGGACCTCCACACCCTGAGGACACAGCTCCGGGAGCGGGACGGCCGCATCCGGCACCTGGAG CAGATGGACTTTGAGAAGAGTCGAAGTCAGCGGGAGCAGGAAGAAAAGCTGCTCATCAGTGCCTGGTATAATATG GGCATGGCTCTGCAGCAGCGAGCCGGGGAAGAGCGGGCACCTGCCCATGCCCAGTCATTCCTGGCACAGCAGCGGCTGGCCACCAACGCTCGCCGCGGACCCCTGGGACGCCTAGCACCCCTGAACATGCGCCCCAGTGACAAGCACTGA